One window from the genome of Macrobrachium nipponense isolate FS-2020 chromosome 49, ASM1510439v2, whole genome shotgun sequence encodes:
- the LOC135205361 gene encoding AN1-type zinc finger protein 2B-like, whose translation MENNCKNKAKKKIYTNKCSAPGCKGKEMVKVSCDSCGQDFCLRHRHTLDHDCKGPVNPRGRAAAAAASRMSDKNKSKKQTSSGSNGILKYLNHPPGGPRPTGNAPPSRGASMSSFQAGLSEDEALARALAASMQDTNGSTSQQQQSQPPPADNEDELLAQAIAASLEQRQEHNNTSRNSCNVC comes from the exons AtggaaaataactgcaaaaataaagcCAAGAAAAAG ATCTACACAAACAAGTGTTCTGCACCAGGTTGTAAGGGTAAAGAAATGGTAAAAGTATCGTGCGACTCCTGTGGCCAAGACTTTTGTCTGCGACACAGACATACTTTAGACCATGACTGCAAAGGACCAGTAAATCCTCGTGGTCGTGCAGC GGCAGCTGCGGCTTCCAGAATGTCAGATAAGAACAAGAGCAAAAAACAAACGAGCAGCGGTAGCAATGGTATTCTAAAGTATCTGAATCATCCTCCAGGAGGTCCAAGACCTACAGGGAATGCACCACCCAGTAGGGGTGCCAGTATGTCTTCTTTTCAGGCTGGTTTG tCCGAAGATGAGGCCTTAGCCCGAGCATTAGCAGCTTCAATGCAGGACACAAATGGATCCACTAGTCAGCAGCAACAGTCACAGCCTCCTCCTGCTGATAACGAAGATGAACTCCTTGCTCAAGCTATAGCTGCTAGTCTTGAACAGCGTCAGGAGCATAACAATACTAGTCGAAATAGCTGTAATGTCTGCTAA